The following coding sequences are from one Aeromicrobium duanguangcaii window:
- a CDS encoding enoyl-CoA hydratase/isomerase family protein: MAEFVRLEVTDGVGTIRLDRPKMNALDAQVQTELLEAAREADRRDDVAAVVVWGGERVFAAGADVKEMADMGYPEMFRHAHLLQEFTRAIAAIGKPTVSAITGFALGGGLELALATDLRFCADNAKLGQPEILLGIIPGAGGTQRLARLIGPAKAKDLIYTGRFVAADEALALGLVDEVLPADQVHDRAIAWASQFVGGPAIALRTAKDVIDKGLEVDLQTGLEIERAGFTGLFATQDQTDGMASFVANGPGKATFTGK, encoded by the coding sequence ATGGCGGAGTTCGTCCGACTCGAGGTGACCGACGGCGTCGGCACGATCCGACTCGACCGACCCAAGATGAACGCGCTCGACGCGCAGGTCCAGACCGAGCTGCTCGAGGCGGCCCGTGAGGCCGACCGCCGCGATGACGTGGCCGCGGTCGTGGTGTGGGGCGGCGAGCGGGTGTTCGCTGCCGGCGCCGACGTCAAGGAGATGGCCGACATGGGCTATCCCGAGATGTTCCGCCACGCGCACCTGCTGCAGGAGTTCACCCGGGCCATCGCGGCGATCGGCAAGCCGACCGTCTCGGCGATCACCGGGTTCGCGCTGGGCGGCGGCCTCGAGCTGGCGCTCGCGACGGACCTGCGGTTCTGCGCCGACAACGCCAAGCTGGGCCAGCCCGAGATCCTGCTGGGCATCATCCCCGGCGCGGGCGGCACCCAGCGCCTCGCGCGGCTGATCGGCCCGGCCAAGGCCAAGGACCTCATCTACACGGGCCGCTTCGTCGCCGCCGACGAGGCGCTGGCGCTCGGTCTGGTCGACGAGGTGCTGCCGGCCGACCAGGTCCACGACCGCGCGATCGCGTGGGCCTCGCAGTTCGTCGGGGGACCGGCCATCGCGCTGCGCACCGCCAAGGACGTCATCGACAAGGGCCTCGAGGTCGACCTGCAGACCGGGCTCGAGATCGAGCGCGCCGGCTTCACCGGCCTGTTCGCCACCCAGGACCAGACCGACGGCATGGCGTCCTTCGTCGCCAACGGCCCGGGCAAGGCGACCTTCACCGGCAAGTGA
- a CDS encoding GNAT family N-acetyltransferase, giving the protein MTDPRIRPATADDVPAMVRLVHDLAAYERAPDECVLTEEMLHERLYGSAPALFAHVAEVDGAVVGVAIWFLNFSTWDGVHGIHLEDLYVDPAHRGSGLGRALLARLAEVCVERGYSRLQWQVLDWNTPSIEFYRSLGGVDLADWRTYRLAGEALQALGSVS; this is encoded by the coding sequence ATGACCGATCCGCGGATCCGCCCCGCCACCGCCGACGACGTGCCCGCGATGGTGCGGCTCGTGCACGACCTCGCCGCCTACGAACGCGCCCCCGACGAGTGCGTGCTGACCGAGGAGATGCTGCACGAGCGCCTCTACGGCTCGGCGCCCGCGCTGTTCGCCCACGTGGCCGAGGTGGACGGCGCCGTGGTGGGCGTGGCGATCTGGTTCCTGAACTTCTCGACGTGGGACGGGGTCCACGGGATCCACCTGGAGGACCTCTACGTCGACCCGGCGCATCGCGGGTCCGGTCTGGGGCGCGCGCTGCTGGCGCGACTGGCCGAGGTCTGCGTCGAGCGCGGGTACAGCCGGCTGCAGTGGCAGGTGCTGGACTGGAACACCCCGTCGATCGAGTTCTACCGCTCGCTCGGCGGCGTCGACCTGGCGGACTGGCGCACCTACCGTCTCGCGGGGGAGGCCCTGCAGGCGCTGGGCTCGGTGTCCTGA
- a CDS encoding NUDIX hydrolase, which produces MTEPADASTLLRDDDLVLEPTSGAEDLHGFAVVYGGERIGTVALQRSPGKAGRTLGSMRWNFSTGPGAMIASRALRIGVEYAFTQLKWTRIEARVPADDPLGLRAASIAGLRREGIARAPRGEVEQVLLARIVDDPPAFSRDGFVAILNAGLPRKRVIGQGILRDRDGRVLLCELTYKGEWDLPGGVVEVGESPATGLVRELQEELGITVTIDGLVTMNWLPPWSRWDDACLFVFDLGVVDADLVDQMVLQRSEIAAVHWCDLETVREKATLATTELLESLADAPLPSYREAPRQPE; this is translated from the coding sequence GTGACCGAACCCGCGGACGCCTCCACCCTGTTGCGTGACGACGACCTCGTGCTCGAGCCGACCTCGGGCGCCGAGGACCTGCACGGATTCGCCGTGGTCTACGGCGGCGAGAGAATCGGCACCGTCGCGTTGCAGCGCAGCCCCGGCAAGGCCGGCCGGACCCTCGGGTCGATGCGCTGGAACTTCTCGACCGGGCCCGGCGCCATGATCGCGAGCCGGGCGCTGAGGATCGGTGTCGAGTACGCCTTCACGCAGTTGAAGTGGACCCGCATCGAGGCCCGCGTCCCCGCCGACGACCCGCTCGGACTGCGCGCGGCGTCGATCGCCGGACTGCGCCGCGAAGGGATCGCCCGCGCCCCGCGCGGCGAGGTCGAGCAGGTGCTGCTGGCCCGGATCGTCGACGATCCGCCGGCCTTCAGTCGTGACGGCTTCGTCGCGATCCTCAACGCCGGGCTCCCCCGCAAGCGCGTCATCGGCCAGGGCATCCTGCGCGATCGCGACGGCCGGGTGCTGCTGTGCGAGCTGACCTACAAGGGCGAGTGGGACCTGCCCGGCGGCGTCGTCGAGGTCGGCGAGAGTCCCGCGACCGGCCTGGTCCGTGAGCTCCAGGAGGAGCTCGGCATCACCGTCACGATCGACGGTCTCGTCACGATGAACTGGCTGCCGCCGTGGAGTCGCTGGGACGACGCGTGCCTGTTCGTGTTCGACCTGGGCGTCGTCGACGCCGACCTGGTCGACCAGATGGTGCTGCAGCGGTCCGAGATCGCGGCCGTCCACTGGTGCGACCTCGAGACCGTACGCGAGAAGGCCACGCTGGCCACGACCGAGCTGCTCGAGTCGCTGGCCGACGCTCCCCTGCCGTCCTACCGCGAGGCGCCGCGGCAGCCGGAGTGA
- a CDS encoding tetratricopeptide repeat protein, giving the protein MSFSQPGAFDLSSLAKPRPAAGGATPAPAGAVYVIDVNEADFQQVVESSMQHLVVLSVWSPRAPQSVEFNEVLAAATSPYGGALQLAKVDADANPGIAQALQVQTVPFVVGLVQGRPVPLFQGTVDASEVKRFFDELVRLAQENGLTGRAQPSGGAPAAEPEEPEDDPRFAAADEAYGRGDFDAAIAEYEALLAQTPGDAEVVERLAATKLYARIAGADLQAARQAAADAPDDVDAQLLVADLDVTGGHIEDAFLRLIDLVKRTSEDDRERVRQHLLDLFTVVGLTDPRVAQARRSLAAALF; this is encoded by the coding sequence ATGAGCTTCTCCCAGCCCGGCGCGTTCGACCTGTCCTCCCTGGCCAAGCCCCGTCCGGCGGCGGGAGGGGCAACGCCCGCTCCCGCCGGCGCGGTCTACGTCATCGATGTGAACGAGGCCGACTTCCAGCAGGTCGTCGAGTCCTCGATGCAGCACCTCGTCGTGCTGAGCGTGTGGTCCCCGCGGGCCCCGCAGAGCGTCGAGTTCAACGAGGTGCTCGCCGCGGCGACGTCGCCGTACGGCGGAGCGCTGCAGCTGGCGAAGGTCGACGCCGACGCCAACCCCGGCATCGCGCAGGCGCTGCAGGTCCAGACCGTACCCTTCGTCGTCGGCCTCGTCCAGGGCCGTCCCGTCCCGCTCTTCCAGGGCACGGTCGACGCGTCCGAGGTGAAGCGCTTCTTCGACGAGCTCGTGCGGCTCGCGCAGGAGAACGGCCTGACCGGACGGGCGCAGCCCTCCGGCGGCGCCCCCGCGGCCGAGCCCGAGGAGCCCGAGGACGACCCGCGCTTTGCCGCCGCCGACGAGGCGTACGGCCGCGGTGACTTCGACGCCGCGATCGCCGAGTACGAGGCGTTGCTGGCCCAGACGCCGGGCGACGCCGAGGTCGTCGAGCGGCTCGCCGCGACGAAGCTCTACGCCCGGATCGCCGGAGCCGATCTGCAGGCGGCGCGCCAGGCGGCCGCCGACGCCCCCGACGACGTCGACGCGCAGCTGCTGGTCGCCGACCTCGACGTCACGGGCGGACACATCGAGGACGCGTTCCTGCGGCTCATCGACCTGGTGAAGCGCACGTCCGAGGACGATCGCGAGCGCGTGCGCCAGCACCTGCTCGACCTGTTCACGGTCGTGGGCCTGACCGACCCCCGGGTGGCGCAGGCGCGTCGCTCGCTCGCCGCCGCACTGTTCTGA
- a CDS encoding PH domain-containing protein has protein sequence MIDRPAIVSAPPLVATRFWRRLREPFPDPENHVALNKRLNPRSGERVLQIVPKHVAVYWPLPAAMLASLGALVVLLFHWTSAAAQLFWLVSLVVVVMAAVRAYVEWRDVFVVTNWRVVRLSGVLTARVATMPINRILDMTMTRPLLGRIVGYGHFVFESAAQEQGLREIKFVPNILAVDRQINNAVNKEARRRERLLVSRDRPLDLSDEEPTEPIRGL, from the coding sequence ATGATCGACCGACCGGCGATCGTGTCCGCGCCGCCTCTGGTCGCGACGCGGTTCTGGCGACGTCTGCGTGAGCCGTTTCCCGACCCCGAGAACCATGTGGCGCTGAACAAGCGCCTCAACCCCCGCAGCGGCGAGCGCGTCCTGCAGATCGTTCCCAAGCACGTGGCCGTCTACTGGCCGCTCCCGGCGGCGATGCTCGCGTCCCTGGGCGCGCTGGTGGTGCTCCTCTTCCACTGGACCTCGGCCGCCGCCCAACTGTTCTGGCTCGTGTCCCTCGTCGTCGTGGTGATGGCGGCGGTGCGGGCGTACGTGGAGTGGCGCGACGTCTTCGTCGTGACCAACTGGCGCGTGGTGCGGCTCAGCGGCGTCCTGACCGCCCGGGTCGCGACGATGCCGATCAACCGCATCCTCGACATGACGATGACCCGGCCCCTGCTGGGACGGATCGTCGGCTACGGACACTTCGTGTTCGAGTCCGCCGCCCAGGAGCAGGGCCTGCGCGAGATCAAGTTCGTGCCGAACATCCTCGCGGTCGACCGTCAGATCAACAACGCCGTCAACAAGGAGGCCCGTCGCCGCGAGCGCCTCCTGGTCTCGCGCGACCGTCCCCTCGACCTCTCGGACGAGGAACCGACCGAGCCCATCCGCGGTCTGTGA
- the meaB gene encoding methylmalonyl Co-A mutase-associated GTPase MeaB, which translates to MNSRNVDVADLVSRAQAGEARSVARLITLVETESDHLHEVSAALAPLVGKAHVVGLTGSPGVGKSTTTSALVTELRARGRRVGVLAVDPTSPFSGGALLGDRVRMQDHATDPDVYIRSMASRGHLGGLSWATPHAIRVLDAAGCDVVLLETVGVGQSEVEVAGLADTTVVLLAPGMGDGIQAAKAGILEIGDVFCVNKADRDGATTTRRELRTMLSMSDRHDGWKRPIDLTVATEGTGVPELVDHLEEHAAHLRGSGQLAGRRTSRLRREIQAIALDQVRRRFVVDGGEELDALAARAFAGEVDPFSAARMLLAGSE; encoded by the coding sequence TTGAACTCCAGGAACGTCGACGTCGCCGACCTGGTCTCGCGGGCGCAAGCCGGCGAGGCCAGGTCGGTCGCACGTCTGATCACGTTGGTCGAGACCGAGTCCGACCACCTGCACGAGGTCAGTGCGGCCTTGGCGCCGCTGGTCGGGAAGGCCCACGTCGTCGGCCTCACCGGCTCGCCGGGCGTCGGCAAGTCCACCACCACGTCCGCTCTCGTCACTGAGCTGCGTGCCCGGGGACGTCGGGTGGGCGTGCTCGCCGTCGATCCCACCTCTCCCTTCAGCGGGGGAGCGCTTCTCGGCGACCGCGTGCGCATGCAGGACCACGCCACCGACCCGGACGTCTACATCCGCTCGATGGCCAGCCGCGGTCACCTCGGCGGCCTCTCGTGGGCGACACCCCATGCCATCCGCGTGCTCGACGCAGCCGGCTGCGACGTCGTCCTGCTCGAGACCGTCGGCGTGGGACAGTCCGAGGTCGAGGTCGCCGGTCTGGCCGACACCACGGTCGTGCTGCTCGCGCCGGGCATGGGCGACGGCATCCAGGCGGCCAAGGCGGGCATCCTCGAGATCGGCGACGTCTTCTGCGTCAACAAGGCCGATCGCGACGGCGCCACCACCACGCGACGCGAGCTGCGCACGATGCTCTCGATGTCCGACCGGCACGACGGCTGGAAGCGGCCGATCGACCTGACCGTCGCCACGGAGGGAACCGGCGTTCCCGAGCTCGTCGACCATCTCGAGGAGCACGCGGCCCACCTGCGCGGCTCCGGGCAGCTGGCGGGACGCCGCACCAGCCGGCTGCGTCGCGAGATCCAGGCGATCGCGTTGGACCAGGTCCGGCGCCGGTTCGTCGTGGACGGGGGAGAGGAGCTCGACGCGCTGGCCGCCCGGGCCTTCGCGGGTGAGGTCGACCCCTTCTCTGCGGCACGGATGTTGCTCGCGGGATCGGAGTGA
- a CDS encoding acetyl-CoA C-acetyltransferase: protein MTTSVIVAGARTPIGRLQGALKSLSGSDLGGIAIKGALDRAGITGDQVEYVIMGQVLGAGAGQVPARQAAFKGGIPLDVPAMTINKVCLSGISAIALADQMIRAGEHDVVVAGGQESMSQAPHLLTGSRDGHKYGKATMLDHMEYDGLWDALTDQAMGSLTEQRNAGTDTLTREEQDEYGARSHLLAAAAQKNGLFDEEIVSVEIPQRKGDPIVVTSDEGVRGETTAESLGRLRPAFSKEGTITAGTASQISDGACAVVVMSKEKAEELGLTWLAEIGAHGNVSGPDSTLQEQPANAILKAAKKDGIDPADIDLFELNEAFAAVGIVSARKLGVDIDKVNINGGAISLGHPIGMSGARVVLHLALELQRRGGGTGAAALCGGGGQGDALIIRVPQQA, encoded by the coding sequence ATGACCACTTCCGTCATCGTCGCCGGCGCCCGGACCCCGATCGGACGCCTGCAGGGCGCCCTCAAGTCGCTGTCCGGTTCCGATCTCGGCGGCATCGCCATCAAGGGCGCCCTCGACCGGGCCGGTATCACCGGCGACCAGGTCGAGTACGTGATCATGGGCCAGGTCCTGGGAGCAGGAGCCGGCCAGGTGCCCGCGCGCCAGGCGGCCTTCAAGGGCGGCATCCCGCTCGACGTGCCCGCGATGACCATCAACAAGGTGTGCCTGTCCGGCATCAGCGCGATCGCGCTGGCCGACCAGATGATCCGCGCCGGTGAGCACGACGTCGTCGTCGCCGGCGGCCAGGAGTCGATGAGCCAGGCTCCGCACCTGCTCACCGGTTCGCGCGACGGTCACAAGTACGGCAAGGCCACGATGCTCGACCACATGGAGTACGACGGCCTGTGGGACGCGCTGACCGATCAGGCGATGGGCTCGCTCACCGAGCAGCGCAACGCCGGGACGGACACGCTGACGCGCGAGGAGCAGGACGAGTACGGTGCGCGCTCGCACCTGCTGGCCGCCGCGGCTCAGAAGAACGGGCTGTTCGACGAGGAGATCGTCTCTGTCGAGATCCCGCAGCGCAAGGGCGACCCGATCGTCGTGACCTCCGACGAGGGCGTGCGAGGCGAGACGACCGCCGAGTCGCTGGGCCGCCTGCGTCCGGCGTTCTCCAAGGAGGGCACGATCACGGCCGGAACCGCCAGCCAGATCTCCGACGGCGCCTGCGCCGTGGTGGTCATGAGCAAGGAGAAGGCCGAGGAGCTGGGCCTGACCTGGCTCGCCGAGATCGGCGCCCACGGCAACGTCTCGGGTCCCGACTCGACGCTGCAGGAGCAGCCGGCCAACGCGATCCTCAAGGCCGCGAAGAAGGACGGCATCGATCCGGCCGACATCGACCTGTTCGAGCTCAACGAGGCATTCGCCGCCGTCGGCATCGTCTCGGCGCGCAAGCTGGGCGTCGACATCGACAAGGTCAACATCAACGGCGGTGCGATCTCGCTGGGCCACCCGATCGGCATGAGCGGCGCTCGCGTGGTGCTCCACCTCGCGCTCGAGCTGCAGCGTCGTGGTGGCGGCACCGGTGCGGCCGCCCTGTGCGGTGGCGGTGGCCAGGGCGACGCCCTGATCATCCGCGTGCCCCAGCAGGCCTGA
- a CDS encoding pyridoxamine 5'-phosphate oxidase family protein, whose product MDIDSAITDMTGNEPWDFVADHTLGRLGMTILDQPEIFPVNYVLAGRQIVFRTAEGTKLMGVLLDRHVVFEVDEVNADGAASVILKGKARKIETQAELEKLDLDDLHSWVPTMKYNVVVIDVTEITGRRFRFGPEPELFPVM is encoded by the coding sequence ATGGACATCGACAGCGCGATCACCGACATGACCGGCAACGAGCCGTGGGACTTCGTCGCCGACCACACGCTGGGCCGCCTGGGCATGACGATCCTGGACCAGCCCGAGATCTTTCCGGTCAACTATGTGCTGGCTGGTCGCCAGATCGTCTTCCGCACCGCCGAGGGGACCAAGCTGATGGGCGTGCTGCTGGACCGCCACGTCGTCTTCGAGGTCGACGAGGTGAACGCCGACGGCGCGGCGAGCGTCATTCTGAAGGGGAAGGCCCGCAAGATCGAGACGCAGGCCGAGCTGGAGAAGCTCGATCTGGACGATCTGCACTCGTGGGTCCCGACCATGAAGTACAACGTCGTGGTCATCGACGTCACCGAGATCACGGGCCGCCGATTCCGCTTCGGACCCGAGCCGGAGCTCTTCCCCGTCATGTAG
- the mce gene encoding methylmalonyl-CoA epimerase: MTSDSLVPGHLLTAIDHVGIAVPDLDDAIEFYSRVFGLESIHEEVNEEQGVREAMLAVGDSGSCIQLLAPLSPESTIAKFLDRNGPGIQQLAYRVTDIDAVSTTLRDRGVRLLYDTPKRGTSDSRVNFVHPKDAGGVLVELVQPAVSH, from the coding sequence ATGACCAGCGACAGTCTCGTTCCGGGCCATCTGCTCACCGCCATCGACCATGTCGGCATCGCCGTCCCCGACCTCGACGACGCGATCGAGTTCTACTCGCGCGTCTTCGGTCTCGAATCGATCCACGAGGAGGTCAACGAGGAGCAGGGCGTCCGCGAGGCCATGCTGGCCGTGGGCGACTCGGGCTCGTGCATCCAGCTGCTGGCGCCGCTGAGCCCGGAGTCCACGATCGCCAAGTTCCTCGACCGCAACGGACCGGGCATCCAGCAGTTGGCGTACCGTGTGACCGACATCGACGCGGTCTCCACCACCCTGCGCGACCGCGGTGTGCGCCTGCTGTACGACACCCCCAAGCGGGGCACGTCCGACAGTCGCGTCAACTTCGTTCACCCGAAGGACGCCGGCGGCGTACTGGTCGAACTGGTGCAACCCGCCGTCTCGCACTGA
- the ccrA gene encoding crotonyl-CoA carboxylase/reductase yields the protein MQHILDAIMSGDRSAETYQNLELPQTYRGITVHKDEEKMFEGIATRDKDPRKSLHLDDVPLPELAPGEALVAVMASAINYNTVWTSIFEPVSTFGFLERYGKLSEYSKRHDLPYHVVGSDLAGVVLRTGPGVNAWKAGQEVVAHCLSVELESPDGHDDTMMDPQQRIWGFETNFGGLAELAIVKSNQLMPKPAHLTWEEAASPGLVNSTAYRQLVSKNGANMKQGDVVLIWGASGGLGSYATQMALTGGAIPVCVVSSPEKAEIVRSLGAEHIIDRSAEGYKFWKDENTQDPQEWKRFGKKIRELTGGEDPDIVFEHPGRETFGASVYVARKGGTIITCASTSGYMHQYDNRYLWMNLKNIKSSHFANYREAYEANRLIDKGLIHPTVSKVYKLEETGQAALDVHHNLHQGKVGVLALAPQEGLGVSDEEKRAKHLTEINRFRGI from the coding sequence GTGCAGCACATCCTCGACGCCATCATGTCCGGCGACCGCTCCGCCGAGACGTACCAGAACCTCGAACTGCCCCAGACCTACCGGGGCATCACCGTCCACAAGGACGAGGAGAAGATGTTCGAGGGGATCGCCACCCGGGACAAGGATCCCCGCAAGAGCCTGCACCTCGACGACGTGCCGCTGCCCGAGCTCGCTCCGGGTGAGGCCCTCGTCGCCGTTATGGCCAGCGCGATCAACTACAACACCGTCTGGACCTCGATCTTCGAGCCGGTCTCGACGTTCGGCTTCCTCGAGCGCTACGGCAAGCTCTCCGAGTACTCCAAGCGCCACGACCTGCCCTACCACGTCGTCGGGTCCGACCTCGCGGGCGTCGTGCTGCGCACGGGCCCGGGCGTCAACGCCTGGAAGGCCGGGCAGGAGGTCGTCGCGCACTGCCTCTCGGTCGAGCTCGAGAGCCCCGACGGCCACGACGACACGATGATGGACCCCCAGCAGCGCATCTGGGGCTTCGAGACCAACTTCGGCGGCCTCGCCGAGCTGGCCATCGTCAAGTCGAACCAGCTGATGCCGAAGCCGGCCCACCTGACGTGGGAGGAGGCCGCCTCCCCCGGCCTGGTCAACTCCACCGCGTACCGCCAGCTGGTCAGCAAGAACGGCGCCAACATGAAGCAGGGCGACGTCGTCCTGATCTGGGGCGCCTCGGGCGGCCTGGGCTCGTACGCCACGCAGATGGCCCTCACCGGCGGCGCGATCCCCGTGTGCGTCGTCTCCAGCCCCGAGAAGGCCGAGATCGTGCGCTCGCTCGGCGCCGAGCACATCATCGACCGCTCGGCCGAGGGCTACAAGTTCTGGAAGGACGAGAACACCCAGGACCCGCAGGAGTGGAAGCGGTTCGGCAAGAAGATCCGCGAGCTCACCGGCGGCGAGGACCCGGACATCGTCTTCGAGCACCCGGGCCGCGAGACCTTCGGCGCCAGTGTCTACGTCGCGCGCAAGGGCGGCACGATCATCACCTGCGCGTCGACCTCGGGCTACATGCACCAGTACGACAACCGCTACCTGTGGATGAACCTGAAGAACATCAAGAGCTCGCACTTCGCGAACTACCGCGAGGCCTACGAGGCCAACCGACTCATCGACAAGGGCCTCATCCACCCGACCGTCTCGAAGGTGTACAAGCTCGAGGAGACCGGTCAGGCCGCGCTCGACGTGCACCACAACCTGCACCAGGGCAAGGTCGGCGTGCTCGCGCTGGCCCCGCAGGAGGGCCTGGGCGTCTCCGACGAGGAGAAGCGCGCCAAGCACCTGACGGAGATCAACCGCTTCCGCGGCATCTGA
- a CDS encoding DUF418 domain-containing protein yields MTRVRGVDAARGLALIGMVITHLDTRIDFDPGVAASWRHVGDGRAAVLFVVVAGFSLALATGGTTPHDGRRLADDRLAVLVRAAVLAGLGAFLTALGTPVAVILTSYAAFFVLALPLLRVPPGPVIALGTVLVLLGPLLAAWAARDLPDLLIDPAGALLVGHPYPALQWTGFLLIGLGLGRIRLRTSDLAVLAVVGLGLGAVLHALMLDLSERLGRTGPAGESLVVQALMSEHRSQNPIEAASALAIAVGLLSALMLLTPRARGLLYPLEAVGRMTLTLYVAHVVAYAVAIGIDPSLERGSGLLAASTLVVALVVASAWFTRFRRGPLERGLHEVVVRTQASAEPKAG; encoded by the coding sequence ATGACGCGAGTCCGCGGTGTGGACGCCGCCCGCGGACTCGCGCTCATCGGGATGGTCATCACCCACCTCGACACCCGGATCGACTTCGATCCGGGTGTCGCTGCGTCATGGCGCCATGTCGGCGACGGGCGGGCGGCCGTCCTGTTCGTCGTGGTCGCCGGGTTCTCGCTGGCGCTCGCCACGGGCGGGACGACACCACACGACGGACGACGCCTCGCCGACGACCGGCTGGCCGTCCTGGTGCGGGCCGCGGTCCTCGCCGGGCTGGGAGCGTTCCTCACGGCGCTCGGCACCCCGGTCGCCGTCATCCTGACCTCGTACGCCGCCTTCTTCGTGCTGGCGCTGCCCCTGCTGCGCGTCCCCCCGGGCCCTGTCATCGCGCTAGGCACCGTCCTGGTCCTGCTCGGCCCGCTGCTGGCCGCGTGGGCCGCGCGGGACCTGCCCGACCTGCTCATCGACCCGGCCGGGGCACTGCTCGTCGGCCATCCCTACCCCGCCCTGCAGTGGACCGGCTTCCTGCTGATCGGCCTGGGGCTCGGCCGCATCCGGCTGCGGACGTCCGACCTGGCCGTCCTGGCGGTCGTGGGACTGGGCCTCGGCGCCGTCCTGCATGCGCTCATGCTGGACCTCAGCGAGCGACTCGGGCGGACGGGCCCCGCCGGCGAGTCGCTCGTCGTCCAGGCGCTCATGTCGGAGCACCGGTCGCAGAACCCGATCGAGGCCGCCTCCGCCCTGGCGATCGCCGTGGGCCTGCTGTCCGCACTGATGCTGCTGACCCCGCGCGCCCGCGGGCTGCTCTACCCCCTCGAGGCGGTCGGGCGGATGACCCTGACGCTCTACGTCGCGCACGTCGTCGCCTACGCGGTGGCGATCGGGATCGACCCGTCGCTGGAGCGCGGGTCGGGTCTCCTGGCCGCGTCGACCCTCGTCGTCGCCCTCGTCGTCGCCAGCGCGTGGTTCACGCGCTTCCGGCGCGGCCCGCTCGAACGAGGGCTGCACGAGGTGGTCGTGCGGACCCAGGCTTCAGCCGAGCCGAAGGCCGGCTGA
- a CDS encoding alpha/beta hydrolase, which produces MKKITGSSVLPARRADIELTTADGLTLVGELALPAERPPVATMICLHPLPTHGGMMDSHVFRKAAYRLPALADIAVLRINTRGTESVRGRSEGAFDHAVGERFDVAAAIEYAEFAELPNVWIVGWSFGTDLTLMYGLEPDVTGAILLSPPLRFSGPEHLEAWAEDGRPLVALVPEFDDYLRPTEARERFAAVPQAEVVAVEGAKHLWVGDTERVLDEIVARLNPSVELPLPQEWDGPMERADSSAYADRTTAVFRDTPR; this is translated from the coding sequence GTGAAGAAGATCACCGGTTCATCGGTCCTGCCCGCCCGGCGTGCGGACATCGAGCTCACGACCGCCGACGGGCTGACGCTCGTGGGCGAGCTGGCCCTCCCGGCCGAGCGGCCCCCCGTCGCCACGATGATCTGCCTGCACCCCCTGCCGACCCACGGCGGCATGATGGACAGCCACGTCTTCCGCAAGGCGGCCTACCGCCTGCCCGCGCTGGCCGACATCGCGGTGCTGCGCATCAACACCCGGGGCACCGAGAGCGTGCGCGGCCGCAGCGAGGGCGCTTTCGACCACGCGGTGGGCGAGCGCTTCGACGTCGCCGCCGCCATCGAGTACGCGGAGTTCGCCGAGCTGCCGAACGTGTGGATCGTCGGGTGGTCGTTCGGGACCGACCTGACGCTCATGTACGGCCTGGAGCCCGACGTCACCGGCGCGATCCTGCTGTCGCCGCCGCTGCGGTTCAGCGGCCCCGAGCACCTCGAGGCCTGGGCCGAGGACGGCCGCCCGCTGGTCGCCCTGGTGCCCGAGTTCGACGACTACCTGCGACCGACCGAGGCCCGCGAGCGCTTCGCCGCCGTGCCCCAGGCCGAGGTGGTCGCGGTCGAGGGAGCCAAGCACCTGTGGGTGGGCGACACCGAGCGTGTCCTGGACGAGATCGTCGCCCGCCTGAATCCCTCGGTCGAGCTGCCGCTGCCCCAGGAGTGGGACGGCCCGATGGAGCGCGCCGACTCGTCGGCCTACGCCGACCGCACGACCGCGGTCTTCCGGGACACGCCCCGCTGA